In Leisingera sp. NJS204, the following are encoded in one genomic region:
- a CDS encoding LysR family transcriptional regulator: MDRLTEMEAFANVVDQGGFTDAARKMGISKSAVSKHVSSLETRLGARLLNRTTRRVSPTEIGLAYYDRARRVLNDAGEADALVTSMQSAPSGLLRISVATDFGVNHLSPVLSDFLQDFPDITVNMVLNNRYVELISEGFDMAVRIGELEDSSLRARKLTETTKRMIASPAYLEKYGRPQKIDELNSHKLLHYSSQSSGNVWKITAPSGEKRQVRTSGWLSVNDGQSLLNAAISGLGIAYLPSFLYSEALEEGLVEDVMPSLPVETQGIYAVYPPGKFTQPKVRAFIDFLVQAFADRDPSEWKT, from the coding sequence ATGGACCGACTGACCGAGATGGAGGCCTTTGCCAATGTGGTGGACCAGGGCGGCTTCACCGATGCGGCACGCAAGATGGGGATCTCGAAATCCGCAGTCTCCAAGCATGTTTCAAGCCTGGAAACCCGGCTTGGCGCACGGCTTTTGAACCGTACCACCCGCCGGGTGTCCCCGACCGAGATTGGCCTCGCCTATTATGACCGTGCCCGCCGGGTGCTGAATGACGCAGGCGAAGCGGATGCGCTGGTCACCTCGATGCAATCTGCCCCTTCGGGTCTGCTCAGGATTTCGGTCGCCACTGATTTCGGCGTCAATCACCTGTCGCCGGTGCTGTCGGACTTCCTGCAGGATTTCCCGGACATCACCGTCAACATGGTGCTGAACAACCGCTATGTGGAGCTGATCTCCGAAGGCTTTGACATGGCGGTGCGGATCGGCGAGCTGGAAGACAGCTCCCTGCGGGCCCGCAAGCTGACCGAAACCACCAAGCGGATGATCGCCTCTCCCGCCTATCTGGAGAAATACGGCCGCCCGCAAAAGATTGATGAATTGAACAGCCACAAGCTGCTGCATTACTCCAGCCAGTCCAGCGGCAACGTCTGGAAGATCACAGCGCCGTCGGGTGAAAAACGCCAGGTGCGCACCTCAGGCTGGTTGTCGGTGAATGACGGGCAGTCACTGCTGAATGCGGCGATTTCGGGCCTCGGCATCGCCTACCTGCCCAGCTTTCTCTACTCGGAGGCGCTGGAAGAAGGGCTGGTCGAAGACGTGATGCCCAGCCTGCCGGTGGAAACCCAAGGCATCTATGCGGTCTACCCGCCCGGAAAATTCACCCAGCCAAAAGTCCGGGCCTTCATTGACTTTCTGGTGCAGGCCTTTGCCGACCGCGACCCGTCGGAATGGAAAACCTGA
- the rsmD gene encoding 16S rRNA (guanine(966)-N(2))-methyltransferase RsmD, with protein sequence MRIIAGDFRGRALAAVGKGDAGAHLRPTTDRVRESLFNVLMHTGAIPGARVLDLFAGTGALGLEALSRGAAEAVFVDDGRVSGGLIRKNITICRAENRCTLARRDALKLGQNPAAPFDLIFLDPPYGKGLGEKALAAAVAGGWVAQDALVVWEENAPVAAPEGFELQDSRKYGDTHISLMWKAA encoded by the coding sequence GTGAGGATCATCGCAGGAGACTTCCGCGGCCGTGCCTTGGCCGCGGTGGGCAAGGGCGATGCGGGCGCCCATCTGCGCCCGACCACCGACCGGGTGCGCGAAAGCCTGTTCAACGTGCTGATGCACACCGGCGCCATTCCCGGCGCCCGGGTTCTGGACCTGTTTGCAGGCACCGGCGCGCTGGGGCTGGAGGCGCTGTCACGCGGCGCGGCTGAGGCGGTTTTTGTGGACGACGGGCGCGTGTCAGGCGGTTTGATCCGCAAAAACATCACCATTTGCCGCGCCGAAAACCGCTGCACCCTGGCCCGCCGCGACGCGCTGAAGCTGGGGCAGAACCCGGCGGCACCCTTTGATCTGATCTTCCTTGATCCGCCTTATGGCAAGGGACTGGGGGAAAAGGCCCTGGCCGCAGCTGTGGCCGGCGGCTGGGTGGCGCAAGACGCTCTGGTGGTCTGGGAAGAAAACGCACCGGTCGCCGCACCGGAAGGATTCGAGCTGCAGGACAGCCGGAAATACGGCGATACCCACATTTCGCTGATGTGGAAAGCCGCCTGA
- a CDS encoding NAD(P)/FAD-dependent oxidoreductase encodes MSHIVVIGAGQAGSSLVAKLRKDGFDGEITLIGAEAALPYQRPPLSKAYLLGEMELERLFLRPESFYADNNITLKLGQRVTGIDPAAKTVSLGDELIPYDQLALTTGSDPRRLPAAIGGDLDGVYVVRGLTDVDAMAPHVTEGKRALIVGGGYIGLEAAAVCAKRGVQVTLVEMADRILQRVAAPETSDFFRSLHSSHGVDIREGVGLERLEGENGKVTRAVLSGGEAVEVDFVVVGVGITPTSQLAEMAGLELDNGIKADAKGRTSDAAIWSAGDCASFPFQGKRIRLESVPNAIDQAEVVAQNMLGADKEYIATPWFWSDQYDVKLQIAGLNTGYDNVVTRQGEGRQVSFWYYKGDQLVAVDAMNDPRAYMVGKRLIDMGKTADKAVVADPAADLKPLLKA; translated from the coding sequence ATGTCCCACATCGTCGTTATTGGAGCAGGGCAGGCGGGATCGTCGCTGGTGGCAAAACTGCGCAAGGACGGGTTTGACGGGGAGATTACCCTGATCGGCGCTGAAGCGGCGCTGCCCTATCAGCGCCCGCCCTTGTCCAAGGCCTATTTGCTGGGCGAGATGGAGCTGGAACGCCTGTTCCTGCGGCCAGAAAGTTTCTATGCGGACAACAACATCACCCTGAAGCTGGGCCAGCGGGTGACTGGCATCGATCCCGCAGCCAAAACTGTGAGCCTGGGCGATGAGCTGATCCCTTACGACCAGCTGGCGCTGACCACCGGTTCCGACCCGCGCCGCTTGCCGGCGGCGATCGGCGGCGATCTGGACGGCGTCTATGTGGTGCGCGGATTGACCGACGTGGATGCAATGGCGCCGCATGTGACCGAGGGCAAGCGCGCGCTGATCGTCGGCGGCGGCTACATCGGGCTGGAGGCAGCCGCGGTCTGCGCCAAGCGCGGAGTGCAAGTGACGCTGGTCGAGATGGCCGACCGCATCCTGCAGCGGGTGGCGGCGCCGGAAACCTCGGACTTCTTCCGCAGCCTGCATTCCTCCCACGGAGTGGACATCCGAGAAGGCGTCGGGCTGGAGCGGCTGGAAGGCGAGAACGGCAAGGTGACCCGCGCAGTGCTGAGCGGCGGTGAAGCCGTTGAGGTGGATTTTGTCGTCGTTGGCGTCGGTATCACCCCGACGTCGCAACTGGCTGAAATGGCCGGGCTGGAGCTAGACAACGGTATTAAGGCAGACGCCAAGGGCCGCACATCGGACGCCGCGATCTGGTCGGCGGGCGATTGTGCCTCCTTCCCGTTTCAGGGCAAGCGCATCCGCCTGGAAAGCGTGCCGAACGCCATTGATCAGGCCGAAGTGGTGGCGCAGAACATGCTGGGTGCGGACAAAGAGTATATTGCCACACCCTGGTTCTGGTCCGATCAGTATGACGTCAAGTTGCAGATCGCGGGCCTGAACACCGGCTATGACAATGTGGTCACCCGCCAGGGCGAGGGCCGGCAGGTGTCGTTCTGGTATTACAAGGGCGATCAGCTGGTGGCAGTGGACGCGATGAATGACCCGCGCGCCTATATGGTGGGCAAACGCCTGATCGATATGGGTAAGACAGCGGATAAAGCGGTGGTTGCCGACCCGGCTGCCGATCTGAAGCCGCTGCTGAAAGCGTGA
- a CDS encoding peroxiredoxin encodes MISVGDQLPDATLTLIGDNGPEQVQLSDKLKGRKVVLFAVPGAFTSTCHSAHVPSFIRTKDQFAAKGVEEIICLAGNDPFVMNIWGENTGAAEAGITMLSDAECTLTEAIGMRLDVPSAGLIGRSLRYAMLVEDGEVKVLNKEENPGQCELSAGEGLLESMG; translated from the coding sequence ATGATTTCTGTTGGAGACCAACTGCCGGACGCGACACTGACGCTCATCGGAGACAACGGCCCCGAGCAGGTGCAGCTGTCAGACAAGCTGAAGGGGCGCAAAGTCGTGCTGTTCGCGGTTCCCGGCGCCTTTACCAGCACCTGCCATTCGGCGCATGTGCCCAGCTTCATCCGCACCAAGGATCAGTTCGCGGCCAAAGGTGTTGAGGAAATCATCTGCCTGGCGGGCAATGACCCGTTTGTCATGAACATCTGGGGCGAAAACACCGGTGCGGCCGAGGCCGGGATTACCATGCTGTCGGATGCCGAATGCACGCTGACCGAGGCAATCGGCATGCGTCTGGACGTGCCCTCAGCCGGTCTGATCGGCCGCTCGCTGCGCTATGCGATGCTGGTGGAGGACGGTGAAGTGAAAGTTCTCAACAAGGAAGAAAACCCCGGCCAGTGCGAACTTTCCGCGGGCGAGGGTTTGCTGGAATCAATGGGCTGA
- a CDS encoding 4a-hydroxytetrahydrobiopterin dehydratase — MTEKLSDATRGPLLEPLFATGWEMVEGRDAITKIFKFSNFADAFGWMTRAAIWAEKWNHHPEWSNVYNRVTVVLTTHDVDGVSALDAKLARKMDGLFGEPQT, encoded by the coding sequence ATGACGGAGAAACTGTCCGACGCCACCCGCGGTCCGCTGCTGGAGCCGCTGTTTGCCACCGGCTGGGAAATGGTGGAGGGCCGGGATGCTATCACCAAGATATTCAAGTTCAGCAATTTCGCCGATGCCTTCGGCTGGATGACCCGCGCCGCGATCTGGGCCGAAAAATGGAACCACCACCCGGAGTGGAGCAATGTCTACAACCGGGTGACGGTGGTTCTTACCACCCATGATGTGGACGGGGTCAGCGCGCTGGATGCCAAACTGGCGCGCAAGATGGACGGGCTGTTCGGCGAGCCGCAGACGTGA
- a CDS encoding GNAT family N-acetyltransferase, which translates to MTQAQIEIRMLASLSQIAAEDWDACACPEAADGTRPLDPFTTHQFLSALEDSGSVGPGTGWQPQYLTAYQDGLLIACAPLYAKGHSQGEYIFDHNWAHAYEQAGGHYYPKLQVAVPFTPATGRRFLVRPGFDGIGHSALVQGAVQLAADNKLSSLHVTFCTQDEARMGAEMGLMRRSTQQFHWQNDGYADFEGFMRALSSRKRKNIRKERMQAQCFGGEIRVFQGSSLQPEHWDAFWEFYQDTGARKWGAPYLTRQFFDIAHHTMAQNMALILAERNGRYVAGALNFIGRETLYGRYWGCVEHHPCLHFELCYYQAIELAIALGHDRAEAGAQGEHKLARGYLPCETHSLHWIGDPGFAGAVERYLEAERAATEEEIEILTDYGPFRKAQVEEQE; encoded by the coding sequence ATGACCCAGGCGCAAATCGAAATCCGGATGCTGGCCTCACTGTCGCAGATCGCGGCAGAGGACTGGGATGCCTGTGCCTGTCCTGAGGCGGCAGACGGCACCCGTCCGCTGGACCCGTTCACCACCCACCAGTTTCTGAGCGCGCTGGAAGACAGCGGCTCGGTCGGGCCGGGCACCGGCTGGCAGCCGCAATATCTGACAGCCTATCAGGACGGGCTGCTGATCGCCTGTGCGCCGCTTTACGCCAAGGGGCACAGCCAGGGCGAATATATCTTTGATCACAATTGGGCGCATGCTTACGAACAGGCCGGCGGTCATTACTACCCCAAGCTGCAGGTCGCGGTGCCCTTTACCCCGGCCACGGGACGGCGTTTTCTGGTGCGCCCCGGCTTTGACGGTATCGGCCATTCGGCGCTGGTTCAGGGGGCGGTGCAACTGGCAGCCGACAACAAACTGTCATCGCTGCATGTGACCTTTTGCACGCAGGACGAGGCAAGGATGGGGGCGGAGATGGGGCTGATGCGCCGCTCTACCCAGCAGTTTCACTGGCAAAACGACGGTTATGCCGATTTCGAAGGATTCATGCGGGCGCTGTCCTCGCGCAAGCGCAAGAACATCCGCAAGGAGCGGATGCAGGCGCAGTGCTTTGGCGGCGAGATCCGGGTGTTTCAGGGCAGCAGCCTGCAGCCTGAGCATTGGGATGCCTTCTGGGAATTCTATCAGGACACCGGTGCGCGAAAATGGGGCGCGCCTTATCTGACGCGGCAATTCTTCGATATCGCCCATCACACGATGGCGCAGAATATGGCGCTGATTCTGGCGGAGCGCAACGGGAGGTATGTTGCGGGCGCCTTGAATTTCATTGGCCGCGAAACGCTTTACGGGCGCTATTGGGGCTGTGTTGAGCACCATCCCTGCCTGCATTTCGAGCTGTGTTATTATCAGGCGATAGAGCTGGCGATAGCCCTGGGGCATGACCGGGCTGAGGCGGGCGCGCAGGGTGAACACAAGCTGGCGCGCGGCTATCTGCCGTGCGAGACGCACAGCTTGCACTGGATCGGCGATCCCGGGTTTGCCGGGGCCGTTGAACGCTACCTCGAGGCTGAACGGGCCGCCACCGAGGAAGAGATTGAAATCCTGACCGATTACGGCCCGTTCCGCAAAGCCCAAGTGGAGGAGCAAGAATGA
- a CDS encoding glycerophosphodiester phosphodiesterase family protein yields MKPALPAAILTVPLAHRALHDAADGRPENSRAAIRAAIAAGYGIEIDLQLSSDGCAMVFHDNDLDRLAEASGPVRARTCSALQAIPLKGGDGEGIPELSEVLELVAGQVPLLIELKDQNGEMGLTDGALERATAKALKGYAGPVAVMSFNPNSVAELARLAPDIARGITTSAYDPAEWPELPRAVCDGLRGIPDFARTGSSFISHEAGDLPRPRVQALRNDGVPVLCWTVTSAAEETAARVFADNVTFEQYLSPLTP; encoded by the coding sequence ATGAAGCCCGCCCTGCCTGCCGCTATCCTGACTGTCCCGCTGGCCCATCGTGCACTGCATGATGCCGCGGACGGGCGCCCGGAAAACAGCCGCGCTGCCATCCGGGCAGCGATTGCGGCGGGTTATGGGATTGAGATCGATCTGCAGCTGTCCAGTGACGGCTGCGCCATGGTCTTTCATGACAACGATCTGGACCGGCTGGCGGAAGCCTCGGGGCCGGTCCGCGCCAGGACCTGCAGCGCGTTGCAGGCAATTCCGTTGAAAGGCGGCGACGGGGAAGGCATTCCGGAGCTGTCTGAAGTGCTGGAGTTGGTGGCAGGCCAGGTGCCGCTGCTGATCGAGCTGAAGGATCAGAACGGGGAAATGGGCCTTACCGATGGTGCGCTGGAGCGGGCCACGGCAAAGGCGCTTAAGGGCTATGCCGGCCCTGTGGCTGTGATGTCCTTTAACCCCAATTCAGTTGCGGAACTGGCCCGGCTGGCGCCGGATATTGCCCGCGGCATCACCACCAGCGCCTATGATCCCGCGGAATGGCCGGAGCTGCCCAGGGCGGTCTGCGACGGCCTGCGCGGCATTCCGGATTTCGCGCGCACCGGGTCGAGCTTTATCAGCCACGAGGCTGGCGATCTGCCCCGTCCGCGGGTGCAGGCGCTGCGCAACGATGGGGTGCCGGTGCTATGCTGGACCGTGACCTCTGCGGCGGAGGAAACCGCGGCGCGCGTCTTTGCCGACAATGTGACGTTTGAACAGTACCTCTCGCCGCTAACACCTTGA
- a CDS encoding RidA family protein, translated as MSIEAKLKELGVTLPEAPAPAANYVPYVVSGDMVYIAGQISADENGLITGKLGADLDVEAGQAAAKRCAIALLAQLKAACGGDLDRLVRVVKLGAFVNSAPDFTGQPMVVNGASDFLVEALGDIGRHARSAVGSVSLPLGVAVEIDGVFQIK; from the coding sequence ATGAGCATTGAAGCAAAACTGAAGGAGCTTGGCGTAACCCTGCCCGAAGCACCGGCACCGGCGGCGAACTATGTGCCTTATGTGGTTTCGGGCGATATGGTTTACATCGCGGGCCAGATCTCGGCTGATGAAAACGGGCTGATCACTGGTAAGCTGGGCGCTGATCTGGACGTCGAGGCCGGCCAGGCTGCGGCCAAGCGCTGTGCAATCGCGCTTCTGGCCCAGCTCAAGGCAGCTTGCGGCGGTGATCTGGACCGGCTGGTGCGGGTCGTCAAGCTGGGCGCATTTGTGAACTCGGCCCCTGACTTCACCGGCCAGCCGATGGTTGTGAACGGCGCCTCCGACTTCCTGGTCGAAGCCCTGGGCGATATCGGCCGCCATGCGCGTTCTGCGGTCGGCTCGGTGTCGCTGCCACTGGGTGTCGCAGTGGAAATCGACGGCGTTTTCCAGATCAAATGA
- a CDS encoding HlyD family type I secretion periplasmic adaptor subunit, producing the protein MSGQSNWPARRPLIIGLLALLVLVGGFGSWSVLSSISGAVVATGRIEVDRNRQIVQHLDGGIVAEILVDEGDTVTEGATLIRLDANELTSQLVITEGQLFELMARRGRLEAERDTAAAITFEPELLQAAEVQPDVSDLVQGQRRLFQARKDTTAREIEQLEKRRTQIQEQIRGVEAQQTSMNVQLGLIGEELESQQSLLDRGLAQAATVLNLRRTQADLQGRLGELVASEAQSEGRITEIDIEILKLATSQREEAISRLRDLRYQELELAENRRSLQGRLARLDITAPVSGIVYGLQVQTPRSVIRPADPVLYLVPQDRPLVIAAQVAPTDIDQLYTGQEVTLRFSALDQRSTPELFGHVTQVSADSFEDQGSGISYYRAEIELNPGERGRLPAGTVLIPGMPVESYIRTADRSPLAYLVKPLADYFNKAFRES; encoded by the coding sequence ATGAGCGGGCAAAGCAACTGGCCGGCCCGGCGGCCGCTGATCATCGGCCTTTTGGCGCTGCTGGTGCTGGTGGGCGGCTTCGGTTCCTGGTCGGTGCTGTCGTCGATTTCCGGCGCGGTGGTGGCGACGGGGCGCATCGAGGTCGACCGCAACCGCCAGATCGTGCAGCATCTGGACGGCGGCATCGTGGCTGAAATCCTGGTTGATGAGGGCGACACGGTGACCGAAGGCGCCACGCTGATCCGGCTGGACGCCAATGAGCTGACCTCGCAGCTGGTGATCACCGAGGGCCAGCTGTTCGAGCTGATGGCGCGCCGCGGCCGGCTGGAAGCCGAGCGCGACACCGCCGCTGCGATCACCTTTGAGCCGGAGCTGCTGCAGGCGGCTGAAGTGCAGCCGGATGTCAGCGATCTGGTGCAGGGCCAGCGCCGCCTGTTCCAGGCCCGCAAGGACACCACCGCCCGCGAGATCGAGCAGCTGGAGAAGCGCCGCACCCAGATCCAGGAGCAGATCCGCGGCGTCGAGGCGCAGCAGACCTCGATGAATGTGCAGCTGGGGCTGATCGGCGAGGAGCTGGAGAGCCAGCAATCGCTCCTGGACCGCGGGCTGGCGCAGGCGGCGACGGTGCTGAACCTGCGCCGCACCCAGGCCGATCTGCAGGGCCGGCTGGGCGAGCTGGTGGCCTCGGAAGCACAGTCCGAGGGCCGCATCACCGAGATCGACATCGAGATCCTGAAGCTGGCCACCAGCCAGCGCGAGGAGGCGATCAGCCGGCTGCGCGACCTGCGCTACCAGGAGCTGGAGCTGGCCGAAAACCGCCGCTCGCTGCAGGGCCGCCTGGCGCGGCTGGATATCACCGCGCCGGTTTCCGGCATTGTCTACGGGCTGCAGGTGCAGACGCCTCGCTCGGTGATTCGCCCTGCGGATCCGGTTTTGTACCTGGTGCCGCAGGACCGGCCGCTGGTGATTGCGGCGCAGGTGGCGCCGACCGATATCGACCAGCTGTACACCGGCCAGGAGGTCACTTTGCGGTTCTCGGCGCTGGACCAGCGCTCGACGCCCGAGCTGTTTGGCCATGTCACCCAGGTCTCGGCGGATTCCTTTGAGGATCAGGGCAGCGGGATTTCCTATTACCGCGCCGAGATCGAGCTCAACCCCGGCGAACGCGGCCGCCTGCCTGCGGGCACGGTGCTGATTCCGGGGATGCCGGTGGAAAGCTACATCCGCACCGCCGACCGCTCGCCGCTGGCCTATCTGGTCAAGCCGCTCGCAGACTACTTCAACAAGGCCTTCCGCGAAAGCTGA
- a CDS encoding type I secretion system permease/ATPase: protein MNKSIYKSGYDELRAVRQQSRGLYWFTGIFSFFVNLLMLTGPLYMMQVYDRVLGSRSEATLLALSLLVVFLYGMMGLLDYARGRIMARVGARLQAALDHRVFDAMIRRSAVAQDPAAQTGLQDLESVQRLISSPVLTAAFDLPWTPVFLAGIALFHPWLGLLALGGGAVLVMIAILNQLFTRLPVQKANMTGHKANLMSEEIRNEAEMIQSMGMRGAAFGRWKQGRDAALTDSVTANDTGGGFTTLTKTLRLFLQSAMLGLGAYLVLQGEVTPGAMIAGSILMGRALAPIELGLGQWAMVQRALKGWHSLAELLAKVPEEAERTALPKPKALLEVQGMAVVPPGSKTPLLRNVSFRVQPGQAIGVIGPSGSGKSTLARALTGVWAPAAGSVRLDGAALDQYAPDVLGGHIGYLPQRVQVFDGTIAQNIARLQQQPDAEKVVEAARKAAAHEMILKLPEGYDTKVTATGGRLSGGQMQRVGLARALYADPVIVILDEPNSNLDNEGSIALNQAIKQIKAEGRSVLIMAHRPAAIQECDMLLVIDKGTQTAFGPKDKVLQEMVANHQNIRQATGTGGVR, encoded by the coding sequence ATGAATAAAAGCATTTATAAGAGCGGTTATGATGAGCTTCGGGCTGTGCGTCAGCAGAGCCGGGGGCTGTACTGGTTCACCGGGATTTTCAGTTTCTTCGTGAACCTGCTGATGCTGACCGGGCCTTTGTACATGATGCAGGTCTATGACCGGGTGCTGGGCAGCCGCTCGGAGGCGACGCTTTTGGCGCTGTCTTTGCTGGTGGTGTTCCTCTACGGCATGATGGGGCTGCTGGATTACGCCCGCGGCCGGATCATGGCGCGGGTCGGGGCGCGGCTGCAGGCGGCGCTGGACCACCGGGTGTTCGATGCGATGATCCGGCGCTCGGCGGTGGCGCAGGATCCGGCGGCGCAGACCGGGCTGCAGGATCTGGAATCGGTGCAGCGGCTGATCTCCTCGCCGGTGCTGACCGCCGCCTTCGACCTGCCCTGGACCCCGGTCTTTCTGGCGGGCATTGCCCTGTTCCATCCCTGGCTTGGGCTGCTGGCCCTGGGCGGCGGCGCAGTGCTGGTGATGATTGCGATCCTCAACCAGCTGTTCACCAGGCTGCCGGTGCAAAAGGCCAATATGACCGGCCACAAGGCCAATCTGATGTCCGAGGAGATCCGCAACGAGGCCGAGATGATCCAGTCGATGGGCATGCGCGGCGCGGCTTTCGGGCGCTGGAAGCAAGGCCGCGATGCGGCGCTCACCGACAGTGTGACGGCCAATGACACCGGCGGCGGCTTCACCACGCTGACCAAGACGCTGCGGCTGTTCCTGCAGTCGGCGATGCTGGGGCTTGGCGCCTATCTGGTGCTGCAGGGCGAGGTGACGCCGGGGGCGATGATCGCGGGGTCGATCCTGATGGGCCGCGCCCTGGCGCCGATCGAACTGGGCCTGGGCCAATGGGCGATGGTGCAGCGGGCGCTGAAGGGCTGGCACAGCCTGGCCGAACTGCTGGCCAAAGTGCCGGAAGAGGCCGAGCGCACGGCGCTGCCGAAACCCAAGGCGCTGCTGGAAGTGCAGGGCATGGCGGTGGTGCCGCCGGGCAGCAAGACGCCGCTGTTGCGCAATGTCAGCTTCCGGGTGCAGCCGGGCCAGGCAATCGGGGTGATCGGGCCGTCGGGCTCGGGCAAATCGACCCTGGCACGGGCGCTGACCGGGGTCTGGGCGCCGGCCGCGGGCTCGGTGCGGCTGGACGGGGCGGCGCTGGATCAATACGCGCCGGATGTGCTGGGCGGCCATATCGGCTATCTGCCGCAGCGGGTGCAGGTGTTTGACGGCACCATTGCCCAGAACATCGCCCGGCTGCAGCAGCAGCCGGATGCCGAAAAGGTGGTGGAAGCCGCCAGGAAGGCCGCCGCCCATGAGATGATCCTGAAACTGCCCGAAGGCTATGACACCAAGGTTACCGCCACCGGCGGGCGGCTGTCGGGCGGCCAGATGCAGCGGGTCGGCCTGGCCCGGGCGCTTTATGCCGATCCGGTGATCGTGATCCTGGACGAGCCGAACTCGAACCTCGACAACGAAGGCTCGATCGCGCTCAATCAGGCGATCAAGCAGATCAAGGCCGAGGGCCGCTCGGTGCTGATCATGGCGCACCGGCCCGCGGCGATCCAGGAATGCGACATGCTGCTGGTGATCGACAAGGGCACCCAGACCGCCTTTGGCCCCAAGGACAAGGTGCTGCAGGAAATGGTCGCCAACCACCAGAACATCCGCCAGGCCACTGGCACAGGAGGCGTGCGATGA
- a CDS encoding MlaA family lipoprotein, with product MPFLLRPLKFVSALILAVFAAGCATQDPVARASGEVFDPYERTNRTIHSFNRGVDRLAFRPASKGYVAIVPAPMVTSFSHFAENLSMPGQMVNALLQGDLKLAGNAFSRFVINSTVGFAGLADPASEFNVPAVDTDFGETLHTWGVGEGAYVELPLLGPSTSRDAVGVAVDFFTNPLGYAEQNTADNITIYAEIVRRMGDRGNYSDTIDSILYESADSYAQSRLIYLQNRRFQLGDGEEIQEIDPFELNTEGF from the coding sequence ATGCCTTTTCTTTTGCGACCGCTGAAATTTGTATCTGCGCTGATTTTGGCCGTTTTTGCGGCCGGCTGCGCAACGCAGGATCCGGTTGCACGGGCCTCGGGTGAAGTCTTTGATCCTTATGAGCGCACCAACCGCACCATTCACAGCTTTAACCGCGGCGTTGACCGGCTGGCCTTCCGGCCTGCCTCCAAAGGGTATGTGGCAATCGTGCCGGCGCCGATGGTGACCAGCTTCTCGCATTTTGCCGAGAACCTGTCGATGCCCGGCCAAATGGTCAATGCGCTGCTGCAGGGCGATCTGAAACTGGCCGGCAATGCATTTTCGCGGTTTGTGATCAACTCCACCGTCGGATTTGCCGGGCTTGCCGACCCGGCCAGCGAATTCAACGTGCCCGCAGTCGATACCGATTTCGGCGAGACATTGCACACCTGGGGCGTCGGCGAAGGCGCCTATGTGGAGCTGCCCCTGCTGGGCCCCTCCACCAGCCGTGATGCCGTGGGGGTCGCTGTCGATTTCTTCACCAACCCGCTGGGCTATGCCGAGCAGAATACTGCCGACAATATCACAATTTACGCTGAGATCGTGCGCCGCATGGGCGATCGTGGCAACTATTCCGACACGATCGACTCGATTCTCTACGAGAGCGCCGACAGCTATGCGCAATCGCGCCTGATCTATCTGCAGAACCGCCGGTTCCAGCTGGGGGATGGAGAGGAGATCCAGGAGATTGATCCGTTCGAACTGAACACTGAAGGATTTTGA
- a CDS encoding MlaC/ttg2D family ABC transporter substrate-binding protein, with amino-acid sequence MDRRKFLTGLGAGAAALIAAPQALWALTENRASTLINGLVGDINRVIDSGKGENAMFREFERIFKRYSDTSYIAAYALGVDGRRASASQKKAFSKAFQGYISRKYGKRFREFIGGKLEVKGVKKVKKWYEVSTIAYLKGQSPFEVTFLVSDRSGRDLFFNMFIEGVNLLLTERTEIGAILDSHKGDIDALIAELKRLS; translated from the coding sequence ATGGACCGCCGCAAATTCCTGACCGGCCTGGGTGCCGGAGCCGCTGCTCTGATTGCCGCACCGCAAGCCCTGTGGGCGCTGACCGAAAACAGAGCCAGCACGCTGATCAACGGCCTGGTCGGCGACATCAACCGGGTGATCGATTCCGGCAAGGGCGAGAACGCCATGTTCCGCGAGTTCGAGCGGATCTTCAAGCGCTACAGCGACACATCCTATATCGCAGCCTATGCGCTGGGTGTGGACGGGCGCCGGGCGTCTGCGTCCCAGAAGAAGGCCTTTTCCAAGGCGTTCCAGGGCTACATCTCGCGCAAATACGGCAAGCGCTTTCGCGAATTCATCGGCGGCAAGCTGGAAGTCAAAGGCGTCAAGAAGGTGAAGAAATGGTATGAGGTGAGCACCATTGCCTACCTCAAGGGCCAGTCGCCGTTTGAAGTGACCTTCCTGGTGTCGGACCGCTCCGGCCGGGATCTGTTCTTCAATATGTTCATCGAAGGCGTGAACCTGCTCTTGACCGAACGCACCGAGATCGGCGCCATTCTGGACAGCCATAAGGGCGACATCGACGCGCTGATTGCAGAGTTGAAGCGGTTGAGCTGA